The Neorhizobium sp. NCHU2750 genome contains the following window.
GCCGACATCCGCTGCATCCAGAAATGTTCGGTACCGTCCTTTGCCGATCCGAGGCCACGAACCTTGCCGAGAGGTGTACGCATATCCATGATGTTTCTCCTCAGACGGCTAGGCCGATGACCCAGACCAGCACGGTCAGACAGATCGATACGATCGGCATGAAGATCGCGACCTTGGTCTGCAGGTGCTTGTCGAACGCATGCCCCATGTCCCACACGAAGTGGCGGATGCCGCCGAGCATGTGGTGGATCAGCGCCCATGTATAGCCGAACAGCACGATGAGACCGATCCAGGTGCCGAACAGCCAGCTGACCCAATCGA
Protein-coding sequences here:
- the sdhC gene encoding succinate dehydrogenase, cytochrome b556 subunit, which produces MANVTNNRPLSPHLQIYKPIPTMVMSIVHRITGGALAAGTILLAWWLIAAASGKPYFDWVSWLFGTWIGLIVLFGYTWALIHHMLGGIRHFVWDMGHAFDKHLQTKVAIFMPIVSICLTVLVWVIGLAV